The Halictus rubicundus isolate RS-2024b chromosome 3, iyHalRubi1_principal, whole genome shotgun sequence genome includes a region encoding these proteins:
- the LOC143352744 gene encoding uncharacterized protein LOC143352744, producing MIESITLELRPRLQICNAFIHLRMKVNSAIVGIKLLEESIEISIGNEILKLLVKSIKLIPNSLSALNIINNWICFRLQIKSRSVFGTLQVELVNNPLPKINFPNDSISSCNSGTLELLNESCCSILCACCKINLSKEILVKRVLPMPDLNYDPSEWFCCQHNHDTITQNLMPSESDIFYGPFFIVVHTGVFNENSKIDGNDIICNRCLQYLGKVDKNNSLKLWSYSVDCSLSNNLKTKSATDPFTDFLIAIKTSMTGIFGEEIVLQSFVGKETHCLILKPMDWNLNLMIEPKTILTNNIITLQKVSIVKVLYKYETNKNITDSTNKSYCEVGLSVIKIGLEHLVLSTKRFPQPHRVASDYYIGHIYLEKPINEI from the coding sequence ATGATAGAATCCATAACGTTGGAATTGAGACCAAGACTCCAAATATGCAATGCTTTCATCCACTTACGAATGAAAGTAAATTCTGCAATAGTTGGGATCAAACTTTTAGAAGAAAGTATTGAAATTAGTATaggaaatgaaatattaaaattgttggtGAAATCCATAAAATTGATACCAAACTCGTTATCGgcgttaaatataataaataattggaTTTGTTTTCGCTTACAAATTAAATCCAGATCTGTGTTTGGAACCCTCCAAGTGGAATTGGTTAATAACCCGTtgccaaaaataaattttccaaatgATTCTATATCTTCTTGCAATTCAGGAACCCTTGAATTACTTAATGAATCTTGTTGCAGCATATTATGCGCATGCTGTAAAATTAATCTTTCTAAAGAAATACTTGTTAAGAGGGTATTGCCTATGCCAGACTTGAACTATGATCCAAGCGAATGGTTTTGTTGCCAACACAACCACGACACTATAACGCAAAATTTGATGCCATCGGAATCCGATATCTTTTATGGGCCATTTTTTATTGTCGTCCATACAGGTGTATTTAACGAAAATTCAAAAATAGATGGAAACGATATAATTTGCAACAGATGCTTACAATATTTAGGAAAGgttgataaaaataattcgcTTAAACTGTGGAGTTACTCCGTTGACTGTAgtttatcaaataatttaaaaacaaaaagtgCAACTGACCCTTTCACTGATTTTTTAATAGCCATAAAAACTTCAATGACCGGTATATTCGGCGAGGAGATAGTTTTACAGTCTTTTGTGGGGAAAGAAACTCATTGCCTTATTCTAAAACCAATGGActggaatttaaatttaatgatAGAGCCTAAAACAATTTTAACTAATAATATCATAACTTTGCAAAAAGTATCTATTGTTAAAGTATTATATAAATATgagacaaataaaaatattaccgACTCCACGAATAAATCATATTGCGAAGTAGGTCTCTCGGTGATAAAAATTGGTTTGGAACATTTAGTACTATCGACAAAACGATTTCCACAACCTCATAGAGTCGCATCCGATTATTACATTGGACATATATATTTGGAAAAACcgataaatgaaatttaa